In Sporosarcina psychrophila, a genomic segment contains:
- a CDS encoding DNA cytosine methyltransferase, whose translation MMQYNFIDIFAGCGGLSEGFERNSHFRMLAAVEWEKPQVDNLINHLSVKWNMSDAENRVLRFDIQRTKELFEGWLDDIDYGTHEGMDSIINNQSLDLIIGGPPCQAYSMAGRIRDANGMRDDYRNYLFESYLKIVRRYRPKLFVFENVPGMLSAKPGDIPVTDLIKKQIEDSGYEIIEDLKQFALIDLSEYGVPQKRKRVIIIGLRKDLYSNIQGLLKSFYTVHLPKYKENEKDVHDAIADLPKLLPLDKELKVGGKKYSHDFTSAVANHVPRFHNPRDIKIFRLLCEDIESGRCEYVSSEALKQVYTEMTGNYSNVHKYYVLRWDKTSNTIPAHLHKDGLRHIHPDSTQARSITVREAARLQTFDDDYEFISNTGDNYKMIGNAVPPKFSEKLALALEWIL comes from the coding sequence ATGATGCAATATAATTTTATCGACATTTTTGCAGGTTGTGGAGGACTTTCAGAAGGATTTGAAAGAAACAGCCATTTTAGAATGTTGGCCGCTGTTGAGTGGGAAAAACCTCAAGTTGATAACTTAATAAATCATCTATCTGTAAAATGGAATATGTCCGATGCGGAAAATCGAGTGTTAAGGTTTGATATTCAGCGAACAAAAGAACTATTTGAAGGTTGGCTAGATGATATTGATTATGGAACGCATGAAGGAATGGATTCCATCATTAACAATCAATCTTTGGATCTGATTATTGGCGGTCCACCATGTCAAGCATATTCAATGGCAGGTAGAATAAGAGATGCGAATGGAATGCGTGATGACTACAGAAATTATTTATTTGAAAGCTATTTAAAGATTGTCAGAAGATATCGTCCAAAACTTTTTGTTTTTGAGAACGTTCCCGGAATGCTAAGTGCTAAGCCGGGAGACATTCCCGTAACCGACCTAATTAAAAAACAAATTGAAGACTCCGGCTATGAAATAATAGAGGATTTAAAACAATTTGCACTAATAGACTTGTCGGAATACGGAGTGCCACAAAAAAGAAAACGCGTCATAATCATTGGATTACGTAAAGACCTTTATTCGAATATTCAAGGGCTGTTGAAATCTTTCTATACGGTGCACTTGCCCAAGTATAAGGAAAATGAAAAAGATGTTCATGATGCCATTGCCGATCTTCCGAAGCTACTCCCTTTAGATAAAGAACTAAAGGTTGGAGGAAAGAAGTACTCCCATGATTTCACCTCAGCAGTTGCAAATCATGTTCCACGATTTCACAACCCACGGGACATAAAAATTTTCCGTTTACTTTGTGAAGATATCGAAAGCGGCCGTTGTGAATATGTTTCTAGTGAAGCTTTGAAACAGGTCTATACAGAGATGACAGGAAATTACTCAAACGTGCATAAATACTACGTATTACGGTGGGACAAAACAAGCAATACCATTCCAGCTCATTTGCATAAAGATGGGTTGAGACATATACATCCTGATTCCACGCAGGCCCGATCAATAACGGTCAGAGAAGCAGCTCGACTGCAAACATTTGATGATGATTACGAATTTATTTCTAACACTGGCGACAATTATAAGATGATAGGTAATGCTGTTCCACCTAAATTTTCAGAAAAACTCGCTTTAGCATTAGAGTGGATATTATAA
- a CDS encoding restriction endonuclease PLD domain-containing protein, translated as MPEVLLYSRRENEVQRQAGLNWGFSDGHVNVADAYIALNLSFFRENQYFFPSHGTTINVIWDDGVMMTCSLEGTQQIDGETYPKQISTYNDKSILGMYLRNRIAVSNTHRVTRRDLQAYGRESVHVTFDAEDDTFYFDFSVI; from the coding sequence ATGCCGGAAGTTTTATTGTATAGTAGACGTGAGAACGAAGTGCAAAGACAAGCGGGATTGAATTGGGGATTTTCTGATGGTCATGTAAATGTAGCTGATGCTTATATAGCATTAAACCTCAGTTTCTTTAGAGAGAACCAATACTTTTTTCCATCACATGGAACTACAATTAATGTTATTTGGGACGATGGAGTAATGATGACATGCTCGCTAGAAGGTACACAACAAATAGATGGTGAAACCTATCCGAAACAGATTTCAACATACAATGATAAATCTATTTTGGGGATGTATTTAAGAAATAGGATAGCGGTTTCAAACACTCATCGAGTTACAAGACGTGATCTTCAAGCATATGGTCGAGAGAGTGTTCATGTAACATTCGATGCTGAAGATGACACGTTTTATTTCGACTTCAGTGTGATTTAA
- a CDS encoding helix-turn-helix domain-containing protein, whose translation MNEYIQLMIDWVEEHLNKEFSLDELANYMGYSPYYCSFKFHQVTGISIRRYVLLRRLYLSTADLSSNQKIIEIVFEYGYSSQEAYSRAFKKVFGVTPREFQLNKLPVQSFVKLTLDQSEDEDSVYMSRKNEVEQLQNVKRELFDKDVLNVLNGQVMYEEFKAEKLMGDSDYVPFNEAMCVHATTAQVFDDEFIQTRALGHHVSVENYIRKVIYPFNTIFKEEYKYIVLWFGEDMFCQMNLLTILTYFEQSGYKGKVFLNSFREDEFKVSQTELQLGDYESVYKEVLINHRKPSIELLPVMYQAIDIFLDMLKENNEVVKYISKNKDLSTAELVNRLFDLFPTIGYGDSQYIELINKAK comes from the coding sequence ATGAATGAGTATATACAGCTTATGATAGATTGGGTTGAAGAACATTTAAACAAAGAGTTTTCACTAGATGAATTGGCTAATTACATGGGTTATTCCCCTTATTACTGTTCTTTTAAATTTCATCAGGTAACAGGGATCAGTATTAGGCGCTATGTTCTTTTAAGAAGGCTATATTTATCTACAGCAGATTTGTCGAGCAATCAGAAGATAATTGAAATAGTTTTTGAATATGGCTATTCATCTCAAGAGGCTTATAGTAGAGCCTTTAAAAAGGTTTTTGGTGTAACTCCAAGAGAATTTCAACTAAATAAGTTGCCTGTACAGTCATTTGTTAAACTTACTCTCGATCAAAGCGAGGATGAGGATAGCGTGTATATGTCTAGAAAAAATGAGGTTGAACAGTTACAAAATGTGAAGAGAGAACTGTTTGACAAAGACGTACTTAACGTATTGAATGGTCAAGTTATGTATGAAGAGTTTAAAGCAGAAAAACTGATGGGGGATTCTGATTATGTACCATTCAATGAGGCGATGTGTGTACATGCGACGACGGCACAAGTTTTTGACGACGAGTTTATTCAAACAAGAGCATTAGGACATCATGTGTCAGTAGAAAACTACATCAGGAAGGTTATTTATCCCTTCAATACTATTTTTAAGGAGGAGTATAAATATATCGTTCTATGGTTTGGTGAAGACATGTTTTGTCAGATGAATCTTCTTACAATTCTTACTTACTTTGAACAGTCCGGATACAAAGGAAAAGTATTCTTAAATAGCTTTAGAGAGGATGAATTTAAAGTCAGCCAAACTGAGCTTCAATTAGGAGATTATGAATCTGTATACAAAGAAGTATTGATAAACCATAGAAAGCCATCGATTGAATTACTCCCAGTAATGTATCAGGCAATAGATATATTTTTAGATATGTTAAAAGAAAATAATGAAGTAGTAAAATATATTTCCAAAAATAAAGATCTTTCAACAGCGGAATTAGTTAATAGGTTATTTGATCTTTTTCCTACAATAGGATACGGAGATTCGCAATATATAGAGCTTATTAATAAAGCTAAGTGA
- a CDS encoding NUDIX hydrolase: MFLDQLKNQLNENQPLFIGEETALRSAVLIPLVQVDEEWHILFEVRSFTMRKQPGDISFPGGRIDSTDPSRVAAALRETHEELGVDPKTVTIVGTLSPYIASSSFVIYPFVATIDYNQIIHSYNKEEVEEVFTIPLKWLLNYEPYMHSVSVEPVPSLNFPYEKIMNGTQYQWRARSMEEWFYDYENYTIWGLTARILKHFIGIIK; this comes from the coding sequence ATGTTCCTAGATCAACTAAAAAACCAGTTAAATGAAAATCAGCCCCTTTTTATAGGGGAGGAAACAGCTTTACGTTCAGCGGTTTTAATCCCACTTGTTCAAGTGGATGAAGAATGGCATATCCTTTTCGAAGTACGTTCATTCACCATGAGAAAACAGCCAGGTGATATTAGTTTTCCCGGCGGTCGAATCGACTCCACAGACCCATCCAGAGTGGCAGCTGCTTTACGAGAAACACATGAAGAATTAGGTGTCGACCCAAAAACGGTTACGATTGTAGGGACGTTAAGCCCTTATATTGCCTCCTCTTCATTTGTTATCTACCCATTTGTAGCAACCATTGATTACAACCAAATTATTCATTCGTATAACAAGGAAGAAGTTGAAGAAGTATTTACGATACCTCTCAAATGGCTATTGAATTATGAGCCTTATATGCATTCAGTATCCGTTGAGCCAGTGCCTTCGCTAAACTTTCCTTATGAAAAAATAATGAATGGCACACAGTATCAATGGAGAGCCCGTTCAATGGAAGAATGGTTTTACGATTATGAAAACTATACAATTTGGGGTTTAACGGCTAGGATTTTGAAACATTTTATAGGAATTATAAAATGA
- a CDS encoding solute carrier family 23 protein translates to MKGFLKAIPLSLQHLFAMFGATVLVPALTGLDPGSALVASGVGTLIFHLITRGKVPTYLGSSFAFIAPLALYVGELNSPGQAVAGLIGVSIVYAIVSIIISYVGFEKVRRAIPPVVVGPVVSIIGLALASTAVNNMAAVNWDVAIVSLLAAIFATLAGTKMIRLFPLLIGLGVGYVYAAVRGLVDFGTIANAPVFALPQFVMPEFTWVVILGMAPIALVTIIEDLGHMMVLKEITGKDVTKDPGFSRILWGNGLATLVSGFIGGPAQTTYAENLGVLAITRQFSSRIIQGAAVIAIILGLFGKVGAAIQSIPVAVMGGICILLFGMIAGMGIRHIIEEKVNLANMKNLVIVAVIFIIGVGYAHGIAYATIAGLLIYWLVPDFTTKNES, encoded by the coding sequence TTGAAAGGTTTTTTGAAAGCTATACCATTATCCTTACAGCATTTGTTTGCAATGTTTGGTGCGACAGTTTTAGTTCCAGCACTAACTGGTCTTGATCCAGGGAGTGCACTTGTTGCCAGTGGTGTAGGAACGTTAATTTTCCATCTTATTACACGAGGAAAAGTTCCTACTTATTTAGGTTCATCTTTCGCTTTCATTGCTCCTCTAGCATTGTATGTAGGAGAGTTAAATTCACCCGGTCAGGCCGTTGCAGGTCTTATCGGTGTTTCCATTGTTTATGCCATTGTATCTATTATCATTTCATATGTCGGTTTTGAAAAAGTTCGAAGAGCAATTCCTCCAGTTGTTGTTGGACCAGTAGTCAGTATCATCGGTCTTGCACTAGCAAGCACGGCGGTGAACAACATGGCTGCTGTCAATTGGGATGTAGCTATCGTCAGCCTTCTTGCAGCAATCTTTGCTACGCTTGCAGGTACTAAGATGATCCGCCTTTTCCCGCTCCTCATTGGTCTTGGAGTAGGTTATGTCTATGCTGCGGTGCGTGGATTAGTTGATTTTGGTACCATTGCCAATGCACCAGTGTTTGCCCTTCCACAGTTCGTAATGCCAGAATTCACATGGGTCGTCATCTTGGGGATGGCGCCGATTGCCTTGGTTACCATCATCGAAGACCTTGGACATATGATGGTACTAAAAGAGATTACAGGTAAAGACGTAACAAAGGATCCTGGGTTTTCAAGAATCCTATGGGGGAATGGTCTTGCAACATTAGTCTCCGGTTTCATCGGCGGGCCTGCACAAACGACTTATGCGGAAAACCTCGGAGTTTTAGCCATCACACGCCAATTTTCCAGTAGAATCATTCAAGGTGCTGCTGTTATTGCGATTATTCTAGGTCTGTTCGGTAAAGTTGGAGCTGCTATCCAATCCATTCCAGTTGCCGTGATGGGCGGCATCTGTATCTTGTTATTCGGTATGATTGCAGGCATGGGGATCCGTCACATCATTGAGGAAAAAGTTAATCTGGCGAATATGAAAAACTTGGTCATTGTCGCAGTTATCTTTATCATCGGAGTTGGATATGCTCATGGTATCGCCTACGCGACGATCGCTGGATTGCTCATTTATTGGCTCGTCCCTGATTTTACGACAAAGAATGAAAGTTAA
- a CDS encoding DNA cytosine methyltransferase, translating to MTNKKPTVIDMFCGCGGLSRGFMDAGYEVLLGIDNNKDALDSFKANHDGATAMNGNLFEGSTILQMASLANNRQVDLIIGGPPCQGFSLTGKREEDDERNTLFKSMVNAVAFFQPKAFVLENVPGLATLYNGKAKDAIIKEFADLGYTVNDQILYAPDYGVPQIRKRLFIVGLLNGEKFEFPERILTPKNYITSGDAISDLHDFIDDLGSEVSTYESAPQSKYQKLMRKNATYLFNHVGTKHTELVIDVISHVPEGGNHKDLPAGVGDSRKFNEAWTRYHRNKPSKTIDTGHRNHFHYQFNRVPSVRENARLQSFPDDFRFYGNKTQQYRQVGNAVPPLLGYHLGLQLKKYLYSDGEK from the coding sequence ATGACAAATAAAAAACCAACCGTAATTGATATGTTCTGTGGATGCGGTGGATTATCAAGAGGTTTTATGGATGCCGGATACGAAGTATTATTAGGGATTGATAATAATAAAGATGCACTAGATAGTTTTAAGGCAAATCATGATGGTGCTACCGCAATGAACGGAAACTTATTTGAAGGATCAACTATTTTACAGATGGCTAGTTTAGCTAATAATCGTCAAGTTGATTTGATTATAGGCGGCCCACCTTGCCAAGGGTTCTCTTTAACAGGAAAACGCGAGGAAGATGATGAACGAAATACATTATTTAAATCGATGGTTAATGCTGTCGCATTCTTCCAACCTAAAGCCTTCGTTTTAGAAAATGTCCCTGGACTAGCCACTCTATATAATGGAAAGGCTAAAGACGCTATTATAAAAGAATTTGCTGATTTAGGATATACAGTCAATGATCAGATTTTATATGCACCTGATTACGGAGTACCACAAATCAGGAAACGTCTATTCATTGTTGGTCTTTTAAATGGGGAAAAATTCGAGTTTCCAGAACGTATTTTAACACCTAAGAACTACATAACAAGTGGCGATGCTATAAGTGATTTACACGATTTCATAGATGATTTAGGTTCCGAAGTTAGTACTTACGAGTCAGCTCCACAAAGTAAATATCAAAAGTTAATGCGGAAAAATGCGACTTATTTATTTAATCATGTGGGAACGAAACATACCGAACTTGTAATTGATGTTATTTCTCATGTTCCAGAAGGTGGAAATCATAAAGACTTACCAGCAGGAGTAGGAGATAGCCGGAAATTTAATGAAGCCTGGACAAGATATCATCGTAATAAACCATCTAAAACAATTGATACTGGCCATCGTAACCACTTTCATTATCAATTCAATCGAGTGCCGTCTGTCAGAGAAAACGCTCGATTACAATCATTTCCAGACGATTTTAGATTCTATGGAAATAAAACACAACAATATAGACAAGTTGGAAATGCTGTACCTCCATTGCTTGGCTATCATTTGGGACTGCAACTAAAAAAATATTTATATTCAGATGGGGAAAAATAA
- a CDS encoding glucose 1-dehydrogenase — protein sequence MSRLSGKVAIITGAAQGMGASHAKLFIEHGAKVVLTDLNEEKGNAFAAELGENALFIKQNVASEEDWATVIAKTEEAFGPVNVLVNNAGITMAKNMLDITVEEYRRIVDINQVSVFLGMKTVAASMIKAGGGSIVNISSMNGLVAGAVGYTDTKFAVRGMTKAAAINLAPMGIRVNSVHPGVIATPMVVQEDTKAAVEAFSKHIPLKRVAQPEEVSNMVLFLASDESSYSTGSEFVIDGGLTAQ from the coding sequence ATGAGTCGGTTATCAGGTAAAGTAGCGATTATTACAGGAGCAGCACAAGGTATGGGTGCATCACATGCAAAATTATTCATTGAGCACGGTGCAAAGGTTGTTTTAACAGATTTAAATGAGGAAAAAGGAAATGCATTTGCAGCTGAATTAGGTGAAAATGCACTTTTCATTAAACAAAATGTAGCATCTGAAGAAGATTGGGCGACAGTTATTGCGAAAACAGAAGAAGCTTTCGGTCCAGTAAACGTATTAGTAAATAACGCCGGTATTACAATGGCGAAAAATATGCTTGATATTACAGTAGAAGAATACCGTCGTATCGTGGACATTAACCAAGTGTCAGTATTCTTGGGTATGAAGACTGTAGCAGCTTCAATGATAAAAGCTGGCGGTGGTTCAATCGTCAATATTTCTTCTATGAACGGCTTGGTTGCTGGCGCTGTAGGTTACACTGATACAAAATTTGCAGTACGTGGTATGACGAAAGCAGCTGCCATTAACTTAGCGCCAATGGGTATTCGTGTAAACTCTGTACACCCAGGCGTAATCGCTACACCAATGGTGGTTCAAGAAGATACAAAAGCAGCTGTAGAAGCATTCTCTAAACATATTCCATTAAAACGCGTAGCACAACCAGAAGAAGTATCAAATATGGTACTATTCTTAGCTTCTGATGAGTCTAGCTACTCAACAGGTTCAGAATTCGTTATCGATGGTGGATTAACTGCACAATAA
- a CDS encoding ATP-binding protein, which produces MKNKSEIMRIIQQLDYHIADDFEAQDLDFKQWNFRSEEENINKMIKYTVCMANGGGGSVVFGVADKVRGIDNVLIGIPFDVDIKELEKRVFENTEPHIIPSFDELFYKNHSIRLLVMNVLPETPPYTTTNGTATIRQGKECLPYRNNS; this is translated from the coding sequence GTGAAGAATAAAAGCGAAATCATGAGGATCATTCAGCAATTGGATTATCATATTGCAGATGATTTTGAGGCACAGGACCTAGACTTTAAACAATGGAATTTTAGATCTGAGGAGGAAAATATCAATAAAATGATTAAATACACTGTTTGTATGGCGAATGGCGGCGGGGGTAGCGTTGTTTTCGGCGTGGCCGACAAGGTGCGGGGAATAGACAATGTTTTAATAGGGATTCCATTTGATGTAGACATAAAGGAATTAGAAAAAAGGGTATTTGAAAATACAGAACCACATATTATTCCTTCATTTGATGAACTATTTTATAAAAATCATTCGATTCGGCTACTGGTCATGAACGTTTTGCCGGAAACCCCACCTTATACAACAACGAATGGTACAGCAACCATTCGGCAAGGAAAAGAGTGTCTGCCGTACAGGAACAATTCGTAG
- a CDS encoding single-stranded DNA-binding protein — translation MDCLKIAVEETKYLQPGEEFLIKDLFKGYEWNRLGIGERRSLGALFLYDVKNGRLKNVIQITKKSSANQQIYTKI, via the coding sequence ATGGACTGTCTAAAAATCGCTGTGGAAGAAACAAAATACCTGCAGCCTGGTGAAGAGTTCCTAATAAAAGATTTATTTAAAGGTTATGAATGGAATCGTCTGGGAATTGGAGAACGCCGATCATTAGGTGCTTTATTTTTATACGATGTAAAAAATGGCCGTTTAAAAAATGTAATACAGATAACAAAAAAGAGTAGCGCGAATCAACAGATTTACACAAAAATTTGA
- a CDS encoding DUF4153 domain-containing protein, with product MEIDNSISKNIANPNELERMFREDPKAFKKSFSHAWEQNPDSPVLATWYERLNFKEAAHTEKTSLLQKGFLFMGILAILAGISTRIIFHFVEQEAIAPINLAFGILPFIAAYFVYKNNPPKKVLYTLALMFLLSGLYLNMLPSNHNDSIILAYLHLPIFLWGLIGLAFIGNEYGIGSTRLAYLKFNLEFCILYASMAISGMLLAALTMQLFSFVGLDIEDFYFRNIVLFGAAALAIVATYLVSMNLKLAKNITPYIAKIFSPLVLATLLVYLITVIWVGKNPFLDRNFLLVFNGILFSVLAVTIFSITESGTDKKKTISDYISFALIILALIIDSVALSAIVFRLSSYGITPNRIAVLGVNILIWGNLIWIMVSYMRFLQNKTGPSTIQDAVTKYLPVYVLWAAFVTFTFPLIFN from the coding sequence GTGGAAATCGACAATTCGATTAGTAAAAATATTGCTAACCCCAATGAGCTGGAGAGAATGTTTAGAGAAGACCCCAAAGCTTTTAAAAAGTCATTCTCACACGCTTGGGAACAAAACCCTGATTCGCCGGTTCTTGCTACTTGGTATGAAAGATTGAATTTCAAGGAGGCGGCACATACAGAAAAAACTTCCTTGCTTCAGAAAGGTTTCTTGTTCATGGGCATTTTAGCCATTCTGGCGGGGATAAGCACCAGGATCATTTTCCATTTTGTCGAACAGGAAGCAATTGCCCCAATTAACCTTGCTTTTGGGATTCTTCCCTTCATTGCAGCTTATTTTGTATACAAAAATAACCCCCCAAAAAAGGTTCTTTACACCCTTGCATTGATGTTCCTACTCTCTGGGTTGTATCTTAATATGCTGCCATCAAATCATAATGACAGTATTATCCTTGCTTATTTACACCTTCCCATATTCTTATGGGGATTGATTGGGCTTGCATTTATAGGAAATGAATATGGTATAGGGAGTACAAGATTAGCCTATCTTAAATTTAATTTGGAATTTTGCATACTCTACGCCAGCATGGCAATTAGCGGAATGTTGCTAGCAGCATTAACCATGCAGTTATTTAGTTTTGTCGGTTTGGATATAGAAGACTTCTATTTTAGAAATATCGTTTTATTCGGTGCTGCCGCTCTCGCTATTGTGGCTACATACCTGGTATCGATGAATCTTAAACTTGCTAAGAATATTACACCTTATATCGCTAAAATTTTTAGTCCTCTTGTTCTGGCCACATTGTTGGTCTATCTTATAACGGTTATTTGGGTCGGAAAAAATCCATTCTTGGATCGCAATTTCCTGCTAGTCTTCAACGGAATACTCTTTAGTGTATTGGCCGTTACCATATTTTCCATTACCGAAAGCGGTACAGACAAGAAAAAGACCATTTCTGATTATATAAGCTTCGCCCTAATTATTCTTGCTCTTATCATTGACAGTGTGGCTTTGTCAGCCATAGTGTTCAGACTTTCTTCTTATGGAATTACACCCAACAGAATTGCTGTTTTAGGCGTAAACATACTTATCTGGGGAAATCTAATCTGGATCATGGTCTCCTATATGCGTTTTCTACAAAACAAAACCGGGCCTTCAACCATCCAAGATGCGGTTACTAAGTATTTGCCGGTCTACGTACTTTGGGCCGCTTTCGTTACATTTACTTTTCCTTTAATTTTTAATTAG
- a CDS encoding TetR/AcrR family transcriptional regulator, protein MSKREQQKQQRRQNIILIAKDLFLEEGVQTIQMQDVATTAGIGIATLFRYFPKKEYLMIAATNAITDEMATDIGQIVEQPVTAYEKTEQILEYYIGITKDLQLRLAKYFESFNLYEKIAEESPEDYAEFLAVRSKLARILLTVSEQGKRDGSLRSDVDLDLFIMTMVQNFSLFTYKSSLTKHDTNLSTLLTSDKQLAMMKDVFLRYIQP, encoded by the coding sequence ATGAGTAAACGAGAACAACAAAAACAGCAACGTCGTCAAAACATCATCCTAATTGCAAAGGATTTATTTTTGGAAGAAGGTGTGCAAACTATACAAATGCAAGATGTTGCGACTACTGCTGGCATTGGGATTGCAACGTTATTCCGCTATTTCCCTAAAAAAGAGTATTTAATGATTGCGGCGACGAATGCGATTACAGATGAAATGGCCACGGATATTGGGCAGATTGTCGAGCAGCCGGTGACGGCATATGAAAAAACCGAGCAAATTTTGGAGTATTATATAGGCATAACGAAGGATCTACAACTGCGTTTAGCAAAATACTTCGAGTCCTTTAATTTATATGAAAAAATAGCAGAAGAATCGCCTGAAGACTATGCTGAATTCTTAGCTGTACGGAGCAAATTAGCTCGTATTTTATTAACAGTAAGTGAACAGGGCAAGCGAGACGGTTCGTTAAGATCGGATGTTGATTTGGATCTATTTATCATGACAATGGTACAAAATTTCAGCTTATTCACTTATAAATCAAGCCTAACAAAGCATGATACCAATCTTTCGACATTGCTTACTTCGGACAAGCAGCTGGCGATGATGAAGGATGTATTTTTACGCTATATTCAGCCATAA
- a CDS encoding MFS transporter produces MKKFVWIASLIYCLNGFGHIIIGTVLEPMVDSYGIHYKDGGQLIMNQFLGFLGGVMIAPLIVNRIGRRMTIFLALLIFALSQFVFSALPNWTVMLAIAPFGGAGIGVAETIVASLIIGHLKEKKATTLVIVEIFFGVGALAIPVISAFLIMTGVWNFSFTFVAVFASVIMLLWLFLSFGELDPILKRQTKALPVDGQKPERKRYSKRQLPIIATGALFFFMYVGTEMVLPNYLPTILSKTTNLDASTLALSITVFWAAMTLGRISMTGIIDRIGYSKLFIICCTGQFFALLMFAYSTSVMFSFISIFLTGLLMGGVFSIGLLIINETSKGLEEWTTSILMAMGGLGGAFLPRIVGELIDRYPISITLWSLVLCTFILACLMAVIFYFRKKAMDFKGLQPIKASNVV; encoded by the coding sequence ATGAAGAAATTTGTATGGATTGCTTCCCTCATTTATTGTTTGAATGGGTTTGGTCATATTATTATTGGGACCGTTTTAGAACCTATGGTGGATTCGTATGGGATTCATTACAAGGATGGCGGACAGTTGATTATGAATCAATTTTTAGGTTTTTTAGGTGGGGTAATGATCGCGCCGCTCATCGTCAATCGAATTGGTCGGAGAATGACGATTTTTCTTGCCTTACTCATTTTTGCGCTTTCCCAGTTTGTGTTTAGCGCCTTACCCAATTGGACTGTGATGTTAGCTATCGCTCCATTTGGTGGGGCGGGAATAGGGGTTGCTGAAACAATTGTTGCATCCCTTATTATTGGCCATTTAAAAGAAAAGAAAGCTACGACACTTGTTATAGTTGAAATCTTTTTTGGGGTAGGCGCATTGGCGATTCCAGTCATTTCTGCGTTTTTGATTATGACAGGTGTATGGAATTTTTCGTTTACATTTGTAGCCGTGTTTGCTTCGGTCATTATGCTACTCTGGTTATTTCTTTCGTTTGGAGAATTGGATCCGATTCTAAAAAGGCAGACGAAGGCTTTACCTGTAGATGGGCAAAAACCTGAGAGAAAGCGTTACTCTAAAAGGCAATTGCCAATTATTGCGACGGGTGCGTTGTTTTTCTTTATGTATGTGGGAACGGAAATGGTATTGCCAAACTACTTGCCAACAATCTTGAGCAAAACAACGAATTTAGATGCTTCCACGCTGGCTTTAAGCATTACGGTCTTTTGGGCAGCCATGACACTTGGGCGTATCAGTATGACTGGCATCATAGACAGAATAGGTTATAGCAAGCTCTTTATTATTTGCTGTACGGGTCAGTTTTTCGCCCTCTTGATGTTTGCTTATTCAACCTCTGTCATGTTTAGCTTTATCTCGATATTTTTAACGGGTTTATTAATGGGAGGGGTTTTCTCAATTGGCCTCTTGATTATTAATGAAACGTCTAAAGGATTAGAGGAATGGACAACAAGCATACTGATGGCAATGGGGGGATTAGGCGGTGCATTTCTGCCAAGAATTGTTGGCGAACTGATAGATCGATACCCAATCAGTATTACCCTATGGTCACTTGTATTATGTACCTTTATTCTTGCGTGTTTAATGGCCGTCATTTTTTACTTTAGAAAAAAGGCAATGGACTTTAAAGGATTGCAACCGATAAAAGCGAGTAATGTTGTATAA